In Trichocoleus desertorum NBK24, the following are encoded in one genomic region:
- a CDS encoding NAD(P)H-quinone oxidoreductase subunit 4 — MLDRFPWLTAIVLLPLVAAMFIPLLPDKGGKSVRWYALGVGFIDFALMCYTFWTHYDPGSATFQIVEKFAWMPQLGLNWAVSVDGLSAPLVLLAGLVTTLSIFAAWRVDRRPRLFYGLMLVLYAAQVGVFVAQDLLLFFIMWEIELVPVYLLVCIWGGQNRRYAATKFLMYTAIASIFILVAAMAMAFYGDTTTFDIAELHLKEFPLALELLLYAGLLVAFGVKLAIVPFHTWLPDAHGEASSPVSMVLAGVLLKMGGYGLIRLNLELLPHAHIYFAPVLAILGVINIVYGALNSFAQTNMKRRLAYSSISHMGFVLLGIASFTDLGVSGALLQMISHGLIASVLFFLAGVTYDRTHTMMMNQMGGIGQALPKVFALFTIAALASLALPGMSGFASEIAVFMGITTSDVYSSNFRTATVFLSAVGLILTPVYLLSMLRQVFYGPSSELMCDILPSCDLDDVELKNQGNDEPACFGTNCDLPVEATFEDANPREVFIAACFIALIVGIGFYPKMAMQMYDVKTVAVNAQLRESYRQAAQANPQIYAKGFWNSTTISESQAPPLLGLVK, encoded by the coding sequence ATGCTAGATCGATTTCCTTGGCTCACCGCGATCGTTCTACTGCCACTCGTTGCCGCCATGTTCATCCCGCTGCTGCCCGACAAAGGCGGCAAGTCGGTGCGTTGGTATGCCCTGGGTGTCGGATTTATAGACTTTGCTTTGATGTGCTACACCTTTTGGACGCATTACGATCCGGGCAGTGCGACCTTCCAAATCGTGGAAAAATTTGCCTGGATGCCGCAGTTAGGTCTCAACTGGGCAGTTTCGGTTGATGGCTTGTCCGCCCCGCTCGTGTTGTTGGCTGGGCTAGTGACAACGCTCTCAATTTTTGCCGCTTGGCGAGTCGATCGCAGACCGCGATTATTCTACGGCTTAATGTTGGTTCTCTATGCCGCCCAAGTCGGCGTATTTGTGGCCCAAGATCTGCTGCTGTTCTTCATCATGTGGGAGATCGAGCTGGTCCCGGTCTACTTGCTCGTTTGCATCTGGGGTGGGCAGAACCGCCGCTATGCTGCAACCAAATTCTTGATGTATACGGCGATCGCGTCCATCTTCATTTTGGTGGCGGCGATGGCAATGGCATTCTATGGTGACACCACCACCTTCGATATTGCCGAACTGCACCTGAAAGAATTTCCACTGGCGCTTGAGCTGTTGCTGTATGCAGGGTTGCTGGTCGCCTTTGGAGTCAAGCTGGCGATCGTACCTTTCCACACCTGGCTACCCGATGCTCATGGCGAAGCTTCCTCTCCAGTGTCAATGGTGCTGGCAGGAGTGCTATTGAAAATGGGCGGCTATGGCTTAATTCGCCTAAACCTCGAACTTTTGCCCCATGCTCACATCTATTTCGCTCCAGTTCTAGCAATTCTGGGAGTTATCAACATTGTCTATGGCGCGTTGAACTCCTTTGCCCAGACCAACATGAAGCGTCGCCTTGCCTATTCGTCGATTTCTCACATGGGATTCGTTTTGTTAGGCATTGCCTCGTTTACTGATTTGGGCGTAAGTGGGGCGCTATTGCAGATGATTTCCCACGGGCTGATCGCGTCGGTGCTGTTCTTCCTGGCAGGAGTCACCTACGATCGCACTCACACCATGATGATGAATCAGATGGGTGGGATTGGACAGGCGTTACCTAAAGTATTCGCCTTATTCACGATCGCGGCGTTGGCATCCTTGGCACTACCCGGAATGAGTGGTTTTGCTAGCGAGATCGCAGTCTTCATGGGCATCACCACTAGCGATGTTTATAGCTCTAACTTCCGCACAGCAACCGTGTTTCTCTCGGCAGTGGGACTCATCCTCACCCCTGTTTATCTGCTCTCAATGTTGAGACAGGTATTCTACGGGCCAAGCTCAGAGCTGATGTGCGACATTTTGCCTTCTTGTGACTTGGATGACGTTGAGCTGAAGAATCAGGGCAATGATGAACCCGCCTGCTTTGGCACCAACTGCGACTTACCTGTAGAAGCCACGTTTGAGGATGCGAATCCCCGTGAGGTGTTCATTGCAGCCTGTTTCATCGCACTGATTGTCGGAATTGGGTTCTACCCCAAAATGGCGATGCAGATGTATGACGTGAAAACGGTCGCGGTGAATGCTCAGTTGCGCGAGTCCTATCGTCAGGCTGCCCAAGCCAACCCTCAGATCTACGCCAAGGGCTTCTGGAACTCAACGACTATTTCAGAATCTCAAGCACCACCGCTGTTGGGTCTGGTCAAGTAG
- a CDS encoding cytosine deaminase: MLPTSDHYWLLNAHVPVCLLAGDRPEIAAQQNVDGLALVDLEIRAGLVRSIQLARSRHIDPELSPLPSLELRGGQVWPCFVDIHTHLDKGHIWERATNPDGTFASALTTVEKDAAQHWNLEDVYRRMEFGLKCSYAHGTRAIRTHIDAIGEFADRSFEAFRLLQQEWRDRLTLQAVCLAPLEMFLTPEGEALADKMAELGGVLGGFAPVHPELDAQLDRVFVLAQERGLNLDFHTDETDDPASKTLRQVAAAALRHEFAGQIVCGHCCSLAVQSSAEVAETLNLVQQAQIGIVSLPLCNLYLQDRVPQRTPRWRGVTLLHELRQQGIPVAIASDNCRDPFHGFGDHDCLEVFTLSTKIAHLDRPYGDWPQAIATTPADLMQLPQVGRIGVGLPADLILFKGRTFSELLSRSQHDRVVLRSGRAIDTTLPDYAELDHLCGFTEIG; encoded by the coding sequence ATGTTGCCCACTTCTGATCATTACTGGCTCCTCAATGCCCATGTTCCGGTTTGTTTGCTCGCAGGCGATCGCCCTGAGATTGCGGCTCAGCAGAATGTTGATGGTTTGGCATTGGTCGATCTGGAAATTCGGGCTGGGCTGGTGCGATCGATTCAACTGGCGCGATCGCGGCACATAGACCCGGAATTATCTCCGCTACCCTCTTTAGAGCTCCGAGGAGGTCAGGTTTGGCCCTGCTTTGTGGACATTCACACCCATCTGGATAAAGGACATATTTGGGAGCGGGCGACGAATCCAGATGGTACGTTTGCCAGTGCCTTAACCACCGTTGAGAAGGATGCGGCTCAACATTGGAACCTGGAAGATGTGTATCGGCGCATGGAGTTTGGTCTCAAGTGCAGCTATGCCCACGGCACGCGAGCCATCCGGACTCATATTGATGCGATTGGGGAGTTTGCTGATCGGAGTTTTGAGGCGTTTCGGTTGCTCCAGCAGGAGTGGCGCGATCGCCTGACCCTGCAAGCCGTTTGCCTCGCTCCTTTGGAAATGTTTCTCACACCCGAAGGAGAAGCCTTGGCCGATAAAATGGCGGAACTAGGAGGCGTTCTGGGCGGGTTTGCCCCTGTACATCCAGAACTGGATGCTCAACTAGATCGCGTGTTTGTTTTGGCCCAAGAGCGAGGGCTGAATTTAGATTTCCATACAGACGAAACTGACGACCCAGCCAGCAAAACGCTGAGGCAAGTAGCGGCAGCAGCCCTACGTCACGAGTTTGCGGGGCAGATCGTCTGTGGGCACTGCTGTAGTTTGGCAGTGCAAAGCTCAGCAGAAGTGGCGGAGACGTTAAATTTGGTGCAGCAAGCGCAGATTGGCATTGTCAGTTTGCCGCTGTGCAATCTGTACCTGCAAGACCGTGTACCTCAACGGACTCCTCGCTGGCGGGGGGTAACTTTGCTGCATGAATTACGGCAACAAGGCATCCCAGTGGCGATCGCCAGTGACAACTGCCGTGACCCCTTTCATGGCTTTGGCGACCATGATTGTCTGGAAGTCTTTACACTCTCAACCAAGATTGCCCACTTGGATCGTCCCTATGGTGACTGGCCGCAGGCGATCGCCACAACTCCCGCTGATTTGATGCAATTGCCTCAGGTCGGGCGCATCGGCGTGGGTCTACCCGCTGATTTAATTTTGTTTAAAGGCCGCACTTTTAGTGAGTTGCTGTCGCGATCGCAGCACGATCGGGTTGTTTTGCGATCGGGCCGAGCTATTGACACCACCCTACCCGATTATGCTGAATTAGATCATCTGTGCGGCTTTACGGAGATTGGCTGA
- a CDS encoding FAD-binding oxidoreductase: MTTTPVNTMNLDVLIAELAGLEIITDPTQVAKLSQDYYNFSPVLQPQLAGKKGDLVVRAASEADVLRVAAACVKFRVPLTVRGAGTGNYGQCVPLNGGVILDLSPMQAIRWVKPGLACVEPGVKLANLDKKTREIGWEIRMAPSTYRTATIGGFIAGGSGGIGSITYGQLRDRGNLLAVRVVTMEDQPRVIELRGDEVQKVNHAYGVNGIITELEIPLGPAYPWAECIVGFPDFMTAAHFGQTLADSDGIIKKLISIHAWPIPTYFAALRSFIPEGSHCALLMVAESCLEPLADLIKEYGGTVCYQKTAQEASHGIPLGEFSWNHTTLHARSVDPSLTYLQTLFPDDKNLKLVEHIYHHFADELIMHLEFFRVGSVARPAALQLVRYTTEARLNEIIAYHEAQGAFIFNPHTYILEDGGMKTINVEQLKFKEMVDPYGLLNPGKMRAWLER, from the coding sequence ATGACCACGACCCCTGTCAACACAATGAACCTCGATGTTCTAATTGCGGAACTGGCAGGGTTAGAAATCATCACGGACCCTACCCAGGTCGCCAAGCTGTCCCAGGATTACTACAACTTCAGTCCGGTGCTTCAGCCACAACTAGCTGGCAAGAAAGGCGATTTGGTCGTGCGGGCTGCGAGTGAAGCAGATGTGTTGCGTGTGGCCGCAGCCTGCGTCAAGTTTCGAGTTCCCCTGACGGTACGGGGAGCAGGCACGGGTAACTATGGCCAGTGTGTTCCCCTCAATGGCGGCGTGATTCTGGATTTGAGCCCCATGCAAGCCATTCGTTGGGTCAAACCGGGATTAGCCTGTGTCGAGCCAGGGGTGAAGCTCGCCAATCTCGACAAGAAAACGCGAGAAATCGGCTGGGAGATTCGTATGGCTCCTTCCACTTATCGCACCGCTACCATTGGTGGATTTATTGCGGGAGGCAGCGGCGGCATTGGCTCGATTACCTACGGGCAACTGCGCGATCGCGGCAATCTCTTGGCCGTGCGGGTGGTAACGATGGAAGATCAACCCCGTGTAATCGAGCTACGCGGTGATGAGGTGCAAAAGGTAAACCATGCCTATGGGGTGAATGGCATTATCACCGAATTGGAGATTCCCCTTGGCCCTGCCTATCCTTGGGCTGAGTGCATCGTCGGCTTTCCTGACTTTATGACTGCGGCTCACTTTGGGCAAACTTTGGCAGACTCCGATGGTATCATCAAGAAACTAATTAGCATCCACGCTTGGCCGATTCCAACCTATTTCGCCGCACTTCGCTCCTTCATCCCAGAAGGCTCTCACTGTGCATTGCTGATGGTGGCGGAATCTTGCCTAGAGCCTCTCGCAGATTTAATCAAAGAGTATGGTGGCACTGTTTGCTACCAAAAAACTGCTCAGGAAGCCAGTCATGGTATCCCCTTGGGTGAGTTTTCTTGGAATCACACCACGCTCCATGCCCGCAGTGTTGATCCTTCTCTCACCTATCTACAAACTCTTTTTCCGGACGACAAAAACCTCAAGTTGGTAGAGCACATCTATCATCACTTTGCCGATGAGTTGATCATGCACCTAGAATTCTTCCGGGTCGGAAGTGTCGCTCGTCCTGCGGCACTCCAGTTGGTGCGCTACACCACAGAAGCCCGCCTGAATGAGATCATTGCCTACCACGAAGCCCAAGGAGCCTTTATCTTCAATCCCCACACTTACATCTTGGAAGATGGCGGCATGAAGACGATTAACGTAGAGCAATTGAAGTTTAAGGAAATGGTCGATCCCTATGGCTTGCTCAATCCCGGCAAGATGCGGGCTTGGCTAGAGCGCTAA